In Synechococcus sp. KORDI-52, one genomic interval encodes:
- a CDS encoding F0F1 ATP synthase subunit gamma → MANLKEIRDRIKSVKNTRKITEAMRLVAAAKVRRAQEQVLRSRPFADRLARILENLQSRMRFEDAASPLMQQRDVETITLVAVTGDRGLCGGYNANIIKRTEQRFAELKGKGFDVKLLLIGTKAIGYFTRRDYPIQATFSGLEQVPTADEANTISTDLLAEFLAESTDRVELIFTKFINLVSCKPVVQTLLPLDPQDIADPEDEIFRLTTKDGLLTVEPGAGPANTEPKIPSDIVFEQTPEQLLNALLPLYLQNQMLRSLQESAASELASRMTAMNNASDNAKELAKTLTLDYNKARQAAITQEILEVAGGAAAVG, encoded by the coding sequence ATGGCGAATCTCAAGGAAATCCGAGACCGAATTAAGTCGGTTAAAAACACCCGCAAGATCACCGAGGCCATGCGCCTAGTGGCTGCGGCCAAGGTGCGCCGCGCCCAGGAGCAAGTGCTCCGCAGCCGTCCCTTCGCGGATCGTTTGGCGCGGATCCTGGAAAACCTCCAGTCCCGCATGCGTTTCGAAGATGCGGCATCTCCCCTGATGCAGCAGCGCGATGTGGAGACCATCACCCTGGTGGCGGTCACCGGCGATCGCGGCCTGTGTGGTGGCTACAACGCCAACATCATCAAGCGCACGGAACAGCGTTTTGCTGAGCTGAAGGGCAAAGGCTTCGATGTGAAGCTGCTGCTGATCGGCACCAAAGCCATCGGCTACTTCACCCGTCGGGACTACCCGATCCAGGCCACCTTCTCCGGCCTGGAACAGGTGCCCACCGCCGATGAAGCCAACACGATCTCCACAGATCTGCTGGCTGAATTCCTGGCTGAAAGCACCGATCGCGTTGAACTGATCTTCACCAAGTTCATCAACCTGGTGAGCTGCAAGCCTGTTGTTCAGACCCTGCTGCCCTTGGATCCCCAAGACATCGCTGATCCAGAGGATGAGATCTTCCGTCTCACCACCAAGGATGGCCTTCTCACCGTTGAGCCAGGTGCAGGCCCTGCCAACACCGAGCCGAAGATTCCTTCGGACATCGTGTTTGAGCAGACTCCCGAACAGCTGCTGAATGCACTGCTTCCCCTGTATTTGCAGAATCAGATGCTGCGTTCCCTGCAGGAATCGGCAGCCTCCGAGCTGGCCAGCCGGATGACGGCCATGAACAACGCCAGCGACAACGCCAAGGAGTTGGCCAAGACCCTCACCCTTGACTACAACAAGGCCCGTCAGGCTGCGATTACCCAGGAGATCCTGGAAGTTGCAGGTGGTGCTGCCGCTGTTGGCTAA